Proteins from one Sylvia atricapilla isolate bSylAtr1 chromosome 1, bSylAtr1.pri, whole genome shotgun sequence genomic window:
- the ARHGAP28 gene encoding rho GTPase-activating protein 28 — MEMKDSGSVVLTAYHPHSPARIPGMEQSFVQDVPPGHSPGSRKSLSRCRRISRMLSNESVPPAFSRSNSQASVDSTSMEDFWCEVESIKESREDGSEEAMLLEFKPADEGELEAEWLQDVGLSTLISGAEEEDGQALLSTLTRTQAAAVQKRYNTYTQTLRKKNKHTVRDVRDIFGTSDSSPTFETVPVSPVSSNGIQLPGQKPVWKSVSSKSCLDCGIDKGSPSITEELSYDVSFSESITVLPKTQEWPKNQRFKKEDSALPKFIVRKSRFGLTEVGDLSPEDMKKIRYLSLIELTAFYDALGVELKRNRMERVRGRENGLFGVPLTVLLENDQKKVPGIKVPLIFQKLLLKLEETGLETEGILRVPGSASRVKNLRQELEAKFYEDAFDWDQVRNNDAAGLLKMFIRELPSPLFTVEYLPAFITLVEKISKIKLQLQALHLLIMLMPEANRDTAKAFLQFLKKVVANEGKNKMNLWNVSMIVAPNLFIYKGKRANQQEMQAAATTAHIVRLLIRYQDILWTVPSFLISQVRKMNEAAMNNSKRQLMFDKGVRKLLRRKTMERERPERPEGAVTFPPYLQSDIPEGVIRVYAPLHSKVSMAIQLNSQTKAKDILARFHCENSRGSSQNVRGQIQSLHEIGGNIGQHCLDPDAFMLDVYRANPQAEWVIKPKAS, encoded by the exons AAAGTCTCTCTCTCGTTGTCGGAGAATTAGCAGGATGCTTTCCAACGAGTCAGTACCTCCTGCCTTCAGTCGCTCCAACTCGCAGGCCTCCGTGGACAGCACTTCCATGGAGGACTTCTGGTGTGAAGTAGAGAGCATcaaggagagcagagaagatGGATCTGAAGAAGCAATGCTCTTGGAGTTCAAACCTGCTGATG AAGGGGAACTGGAGGCTGAATGGCTGCAAGACGTAGGTTTGTCCACATTGATCTCAGGAGCCGAAGAGGAGGATGGCCAAGCCCTGCTGTCCACTCTGACCAGAACTCAAGCTGCTGCTGTACAGAAGAGGTACAACACCTACACTCAGACCCTGAGGAAGAAGAACAAGCACACAGTCCGGGATGTGCGAGATATCTTTGGCACCAGTGACTCTTCT CCCACATTTGAGACAGTTCCAGTGTCACCAGTATCTTCTAATGGCATCCAGCTTCCTGGGCAGAAGCCTGTTTGGAAATCAGTTAGCT CTAAGAGCTGTCTAGACTGTGGAATAGATAAAGGCAGCCCATCCATAACAGAAGAGCTCTCCTATGATGTCTCTTTCTCAGAATCCATTACAGTCCTTCCAAAAACCCAAGAGTGGCCGAAAAACCAGAGGTTCAAAAAGGAAGACTCGGCTTTGCCA aagtTCATTGTCCGGAAGAGCCGCTTTGGACTGACGGAGGTGGGGGACCTCTCTCCCGAAGACATGAAGAAGATCCGCTACCTCTCCCTGATCGAGCTCACGGCCTTCTACGATGCGCTGGGCGTGGAGCTGAAGAGGAACCGCATGGAGAGGGTGCGGGGACGAG AGAATGGTCTTTTCGGAGTCCCTCTCACTGTATTGCTGGAGAATGATCAGAAGAAGGTTCCTGGAATAAAAGTACCTCTTATTTTCCAAAAA ctgctgctcaaGCTTGAGGAAACAGGTTTGGAAACGGAAGGAATTCTACGGGTTCCTGGATCTGCCTCCAGAGTGAAG AATCTCCGTCAAGAACTTGAGGCAAAATTTTATGAAGATGCTTTTGACTGGGACCAAGTACGAAATAACGATGCAGCGGGActgctgaaaatgtttattaGAGAGCTCCCGAGCCCACTCTTCACAGTAGAATATCTGCCTGCATTCATCACGCTAGTAGAAA AAATCTCCAAGATCAAGCTACAACTACAAGCTTTGCATCTGTTGATCATGCTGATGCCTGAAGCCAACAGAGACACAGCCAAG GCCTTTCTTCAGTTCCTGAAGAAGGTGGTTGCtaatgaagggaaaaacaagATGAATTTGTGGAACGTGTCCATGATTGTTGCACCAAACCTCTTCATCTACAAAGGGAAACGTGCGAACCAACAAGAGATGCAAGCAGCCGCCACCACCGCGCACATTGTGAGGCTTTTAATCCGGTACCAGGACATCCTGTGGACA GTCCCATCCTTCCTGATTTCCCAAGTGAGAAAAATGAATGAGGCAGCAATGAACAACAGCAAGAGACAGCTGATGTTTGACAAAGGAGTGAGAAAACTTCTGAGGAGAAAGACCATGGAACGGGAGAGACCTGAAAGACCAGAG GGAGCTGTCACTTTTCCTCCATACTTGCAGTCTGACATACCCGAAGGGGTGATAAGAGTTTATGCTCCACTGCATTCAAAAGTCTCTATGGCAATTCAGCTCAACAGCCAAACAAAAGCCAAAGACATCCTGGCTCGATTCCACTGTGAAAACAG CCGTGGATCATCACAGAACGTGAGAGGCCAAATCCAAAGTTTACATGAAATTGGAGGAAATATAG GTCAGCACTGTTTGGATCCAGATGCATTCATGCTAGACGTCTACCGTGCAAATCCTCAGGCAGAATGGGTGATAAAACCAAAAGCCAGCtga